The following is a genomic window from Pseudomonadota bacterium.
AATTTAGGAACGGAATATGCGTCCCGTCTCGTGTTTTTTGCGAGACCGACAATCATGTGAATTCGATTTACCTTGGATATCACTCCGTCAATTTGAACCGGCATGCAACCTGTTATTTCAGGCATGCTACCGCCATTCGGGTGAAGAAGTCCGTCCGGAGTTCAATAAATTGTCGAGAATAACTATGTTGTCTGCCCGGATTATTTCATTGTGTGGACAATTCTTCCGGCAGAGTTTGCGCCATATTAGACAGCTTCGAGCAAATCGCCGGATAGTTCAGTTTTGACCATCCGGTTTAACAGATTCAATAAAATTATCGCCCGGTCGTCGCCGCGACTTTCCAGGAAAATTCCGTCAAATCCTTCAAGCTCACCTTTGAAAACACGAATTTTGGTGCCAGGCTCAAATGCGTCAGAAACAGCGATATGGCCCTGATCATTTTCAAAGGAT
Proteins encoded in this region:
- a CDS encoding transcriptional activator RfaH: SFENDQGHIAVSDAFEPGTKIRVFKGELEGFDGIFLESRGDDRAIILLNLLNRMVKTELSGDLLEAV